A stretch of the Bdellovibrio sp. 22V genome encodes the following:
- a CDS encoding ArsA-related P-loop ATPase: MSVNIFKNTQILVCVGSGGVGKTTVAASLGVLAAKEGKKVLVLTIDPAKRLAQTLGIEGTKDVTKVPGQDFKGELYASVIDHKKTFDDFVARAAKKSEAAQKIYKNRLYQQLSTNLSGSQEFTALEKLYSVYESKEFDLIILDTPPTKHAIDFLHAPQKLSALFNEGVAKWFRDPASKKSGFFGQIIQTGTRQVLKILETLTGSNFIHELADFFLNIEQWQEQLFKRTVDVHRMLVAPTTHFCMVTSFDQAKLKEAEFFSREIKKGGYHLTTVVLNRVFPYWLDLQSESKPKKAHQDLVKMYSQMKAYYTQRDRLYQGFETTMRKEARVFRIPDLVKDISDLSGLEELGALIVEGEKKA, translated from the coding sequence ATGAGTGTGAACATTTTTAAAAACACACAAATCTTAGTCTGCGTCGGAAGCGGTGGAGTCGGTAAAACGACAGTAGCGGCTTCATTAGGTGTTCTTGCGGCTAAAGAGGGAAAGAAAGTTCTTGTTCTTACAATTGATCCGGCCAAACGCTTGGCGCAGACCCTGGGGATTGAAGGAACAAAGGATGTCACAAAAGTTCCGGGACAAGACTTTAAAGGGGAGCTTTACGCTTCTGTCATCGATCACAAAAAAACTTTCGATGATTTTGTCGCTCGGGCCGCGAAGAAAAGTGAAGCCGCGCAAAAGATCTATAAGAACCGACTTTATCAACAGCTTTCAACGAATCTCAGCGGCTCGCAGGAGTTCACGGCCCTGGAGAAACTTTATTCGGTGTATGAGTCTAAAGAGTTTGATTTGATCATTTTGGATACTCCGCCGACAAAACACGCGATTGATTTCCTGCACGCGCCACAAAAACTTTCGGCCCTTTTTAACGAAGGTGTTGCAAAGTGGTTCCGCGATCCTGCTTCGAAAAAATCTGGATTCTTCGGTCAAATTATTCAGACGGGAACACGCCAAGTTTTAAAAATTCTTGAGACTTTGACGGGCTCCAATTTTATTCACGAATTGGCGGACTTTTTCCTCAATATCGAGCAGTGGCAAGAGCAGCTTTTTAAAAGAACAGTGGATGTTCATCGCATGCTTGTTGCGCCGACGACACACTTTTGCATGGTGACCTCCTTTGATCAGGCAAAACTCAAAGAAGCCGAATTCTTCTCTCGAGAAATAAAAAAAGGGGGCTATCACTTGACAACGGTCGTTTTGAACCGAGTTTTCCCCTATTGGCTGGACCTCCAATCCGAGAGTAAACCTAAAAAGGCGCACCAGGACCTTGTAAAAATGTACTCGCAGATGAAGGCCTATTACACTCAGAGGGATCGCCTTTACCAAGGATTCGAAACAACGATGCGCAAAGAAGCGCGTGTCTTTCGCATCCCTGACTTGGTAAAAGACATCTCTGATTTGTCGGGATTGGAAGAGTTAGGCGCATTGATTGTGGAAGGGGAGAAAAAAGCATGA
- a CDS encoding ArsA-related P-loop ATPase codes for MEQEIHFVTGKGGVGKSVIAASLALKKSREGKKVLLVELGDQSFFKDFFELPAVGFQPTQLRDNIFVALWTGEACLQEYARHLIKVESLAKLFFENAVMKAFVNVAPALPELAIMGKITSGPRKHGPPLPFDCLVIDAFATGHFMALLEAPKGMAQAVQFGPMGEQSRSIDACIRNTDLCHYHIVTLPEELPVKEASELLARLQAEFSIQGKLLVNKMLQTPLSKKEMQEAQSEEGDLGKFANYLEHQLDRQTHMWTVAKEKAAHIQAVPLIFETKPWPLVEHIAETLK; via the coding sequence ATGGAGCAAGAGATTCACTTTGTGACTGGAAAAGGAGGCGTGGGAAAGTCGGTCATCGCCGCGTCCCTGGCCTTAAAGAAGAGCCGTGAAGGCAAAAAAGTCCTCCTTGTCGAACTCGGTGATCAAAGCTTTTTCAAGGATTTCTTTGAACTTCCCGCCGTCGGGTTTCAACCGACCCAACTTCGCGATAATATTTTTGTCGCCCTGTGGACTGGGGAAGCCTGTCTTCAGGAATATGCTCGTCATCTGATCAAGGTCGAAAGCCTAGCGAAACTCTTTTTCGAAAATGCCGTCATGAAGGCGTTCGTTAACGTGGCGCCGGCGCTTCCTGAGTTGGCGATTATGGGAAAAATCACCAGTGGCCCGCGCAAACACGGACCTCCGTTGCCATTTGATTGTCTTGTGATTGATGCCTTTGCGACCGGCCATTTTATGGCGTTGCTTGAAGCCCCCAAAGGGATGGCGCAAGCCGTGCAATTCGGCCCCATGGGAGAGCAAAGCCGCAGTATCGACGCGTGCATTCGCAATACCGATTTATGCCACTATCACATCGTCACATTGCCGGAAGAACTTCCGGTGAAAGAAGCTTCCGAACTTCTTGCGCGTTTGCAGGCGGAGTTTTCCATTCAAGGAAAACTTCTTGTGAACAAAATGCTGCAAACGCCTCTTTCAAAAAAAGAGATGCAAGAAGCGCAAAGTGAAGAGGGTGATCTTGGAAAGTTCGCAAATTATCTTGAGCATCAGTTGGATCGCCAAACTCATATGTGGACCGTGGCTAAAGAAAAAGCGGCGCATATCCAAGCGGTGCCGCTTATCTTCGAAACGAAGCCGTGGCCTTTGGTTGAGCACATTGCGGAGACTCTTAAATGA